A stretch of Blautia liquoris DNA encodes these proteins:
- the rpsB gene encoding 30S ribosomal protein S2, whose translation MSILSMKQLLEAGVHFGHQTRRWNPKMAPYIYTERNGIYIIDLQKSVGMVDDAYKTVMDTVADGGTVLFVGTKKQAQDAIQSEAERCGMFYVNQRWLGGMMTNFKTIQSRIERLKEIETMEEDGTFDVLPKKEVINLKKELDKLQKNLGGIKDMKRLPDVIFIVDPKKERICVQEAHTLGIPLIGICDTNCDPEELDYVIPGNDDAIRAVKLLTSKMADAVIEARQGQTESEGSDEAETVEETDEAAEK comes from the coding sequence ATGAGTATTCTTTCAATGAAACAGTTATTGGAGGCAGGTGTTCATTTCGGACATCAGACAAGAAGATGGAACCCTAAGATGGCTCCATACATTTACACAGAGCGTAATGGCATCTATATTATCGATCTGCAGAAATCAGTAGGTATGGTTGATGATGCTTACAAGACAGTTATGGATACCGTAGCAGACGGCGGCACAGTTTTATTTGTAGGAACAAAAAAACAGGCACAGGATGCAATTCAGTCTGAGGCTGAACGCTGCGGAATGTTTTATGTAAATCAAAGATGGCTTGGTGGTATGATGACCAACTTCAAGACGATCCAGAGCAGAATTGAAAGATTAAAAGAGATCGAGACAATGGAAGAAGACGGAACATTCGATGTTCTTCCTAAAAAAGAAGTTATAAATTTGAAGAAAGAATTAGATAAACTGCAGAAGAATCTTGGCGGAATCAAAGATATGAAGAGACTGCCGGATGTGATTTTTATTGTAGATCCCAAGAAAGAAAGAATCTGTGTGCAGGAGGCTCATACATTGGGAATCCCGTTAATCGGAATTTGTGATACAAACTGTGATCCGGAAGAATTGGATTATGTAATCCCGGGTAATGATGATGCTATCCGCGCGGTGAAACTTCTCACCTCTAAGATGGCTGATGCTGTAATCGAGGCCCGACAGGGTCAGACAGAATCTGAGGGATCAGACGAAGCCGAAACTGTTGAGGAAACAGACGAAGCTGCAGAGAAATAA
- a CDS encoding DegV family protein — translation MTQIIADSTCDINKELLEGHKLITLPLVISAEGRDYLDGIDIGIEQVYALMRKDVLPKTAQIPYEVMKEEFEKCCQNGENFIYISFSGEMSGCFSLAHVVADELKEKYPERQMEIVDSRGGSCATGLIVLQALLMSEKGMDIEVIVKEINFMIDHVEHLFTVADLKWMVKGGRISKPLGWAGSVLNIRPWLDVKDGKMTVEGMVRGEKKAVQTVIKEVCRRTEDFQRQMIAIAHTGNKPLADNVSRQIIEILPECTTTITEIGGVLGAHLGMGGLGVFFFREPSEHYMLLGAI, via the coding sequence ATGACTCAGATTATTGCAGACAGTACGTGTGATATTAATAAAGAACTCTTAGAGGGACATAAGTTGATTACCCTGCCGCTTGTGATATCGGCAGAGGGGAGGGACTATCTGGACGGCATAGATATTGGAATCGAACAGGTGTATGCACTGATGCGTAAGGATGTTCTTCCAAAGACAGCTCAGATCCCATATGAAGTGATGAAAGAGGAATTTGAAAAGTGTTGCCAGAATGGGGAGAATTTTATCTATATTTCCTTTTCCGGCGAGATGTCAGGATGTTTTTCACTTGCCCATGTGGTTGCGGATGAATTAAAAGAGAAATATCCAGAGAGACAGATGGAGATTGTGGACTCCAGAGGCGGATCCTGTGCGACAGGACTGATTGTACTGCAGGCTCTTTTGATGTCTGAAAAAGGGATGGACATAGAGGTGATAGTCAAAGAAATTAACTTCATGATCGATCATGTGGAACATTTGTTTACGGTTGCGGATTTGAAGTGGATGGTCAAAGGCGGCAGAATCAGCAAACCACTTGGCTGGGCAGGCAGTGTCCTGAACATTCGTCCATGGCTGGATGTAAAAGACGGTAAAATGACTGTAGAGGGAATGGTGCGTGGAGAGAAGAAGGCAGTACAGACTGTTATAAAGGAAGTGTGCCGAAGGACAGAAGACTTCCAAAGACAGATGATTGCAATCGCACATACCGGAAACAAGCCGCTGGCGGACAATGTATCCAGACAGATCATAGAGATACTTCCGGAATGTACGACAACGATTACAGAAATTGGAGGAGTATTGGGTGCACATCTTGGAATGGGAGGACTCGGAGTGTTTTTCTTTCGTGAACCGTCGGAGCATTATATGCTGCTAGGTGCGATCTAA
- the tsf gene encoding translation elongation factor Ts: MAVTAKMVKELREMTGAGMMDCKKALTSTDGDMDKAVEFLREKGLATAQKKAGRVAAEGLVKVMVSDDEKKAVAVEVNAETDFVAKNEKFQNYVAQVAEQAMDTKAADIDAFLAEPWKFDISESVAEELAHKIATIGENMNIRRFVQVSEENGLIASYTHMGGKIGVLIDVETDVVNDDIKEMAKNIAMQVAALNPRFTNESEVDQDYLEHEKEILTVQAKNEKPDANDKMISGIVTGRIKKELKEICLVDQVYVKAEDGKQTVGKYVAEVAKANNAKIEIKGFVRYMTGEGIEKKQEDFAAEVAAQMNK; this comes from the coding sequence ATGGCTGTTACAGCAAAGATGGTAAAAGAATTACGAGAGATGACCGGTGCCGGCATGATGGACTGTAAGAAAGCTCTTACATCCACAGACGGTGACATGGATAAAGCAGTTGAGTTTTTGAGAGAAAAGGGACTGGCCACTGCTCAGAAAAAGGCCGGCAGAGTTGCAGCAGAAGGACTTGTCAAAGTCATGGTTTCTGACGATGAGAAAAAGGCTGTTGCCGTTGAAGTTAATGCGGAGACTGATTTTGTTGCCAAGAATGAAAAATTCCAGAATTATGTTGCACAGGTAGCAGAACAGGCGATGGATACAAAGGCTGCTGATATTGATGCCTTTCTTGCAGAGCCCTGGAAATTCGATATCAGTGAATCAGTTGCAGAAGAACTGGCTCACAAGATTGCAACAATTGGTGAGAACATGAATATTCGCCGTTTTGTTCAGGTATCTGAGGAGAATGGATTGATCGCTTCCTATACGCATATGGGTGGAAAGATTGGTGTCCTTATTGACGTAGAGACCGATGTTGTAAATGATGACATCAAAGAGATGGCAAAGAATATTGCCATGCAGGTAGCGGCTTTAAATCCTCGCTTTACGAATGAAAGTGAAGTGGATCAGGACTACCTGGAACATGAAAAGGAAATTCTGACAGTTCAGGCTAAGAATGAAAAGCCGGATGCGAATGATAAGATGATAAGCGGTATCGTTACAGGTCGTATCAAGAAAGAACTTAAGGAAATCTGCCTAGTCGATCAAGTATATGTAAAAGCTGAAGACGGAAAACAGACCGTTGGAAAATACGTTGCAGAAGTTGCGAAAGCAAACAATGCCAAGATAGAAATCAAAGGCTTTGTCCGCTATATGACCGGTGAGGGAATCGAAAAGAAACAAGAAGACTTCGCCGCTGAAGTAGCTGCTCAGATGAATAAATAA
- a CDS encoding YccF domain-containing protein, producing MGCLGNLLWFVFGGFTSGLSWCAAGVLWCITIVGIPIGKQCFKLAGLSFFPFGKEIVYGGGAASLVMNIFWIILSGIPLALEHLATGVILCVTIVGIPFGRQHFKLAKLALMPFGAAVI from the coding sequence ATGGGATGCCTAGGAAATCTTTTATGGTTTGTATTCGGCGGATTCACAAGCGGCCTTAGCTGGTGCGCTGCCGGCGTTTTATGGTGTATTACCATTGTAGGGATTCCGATTGGAAAACAGTGTTTTAAACTGGCAGGTTTAAGTTTCTTTCCTTTTGGAAAAGAGATTGTCTATGGCGGAGGAGCCGCCTCACTGGTGATGAATATTTTCTGGATTATCTTGTCCGGGATACCACTTGCTTTAGAACACTTGGCTACCGGAGTGATACTCTGTGTTACCATTGTCGGAATCCCCTTTGGGCGACAGCACTTCAAATTGGCAAAACTTGCCCTGATGCCTTTTGGGGCAGCCGTGATATAA
- a CDS encoding NTP transferase domain-containing protein, with product MGDIVRKTGGLIVAAGQFPKKSKLDPLYKIGSITVIRREVLTFQIAGLFPIVVVVGYHAEDIEHQLSDYGVIFIRNEDYENTKKFDSVKMGLKYMKDRCDKIVYTPVNVPMVTPDTIQKMVQLDKSLIVPSYHGHTGRPVLLDRRILPDIINYEGPGGLKGAIDNFSDVRTFMEVEDEGVIHTTDDIKRLEQLVPEYNKQIAHPFLRINLERESMFFDARSRLLLVQIQETHSVREACSRMAVSYSKAWTMLNKLEDELGYAVVERIHGGHRGGNTYLTKKGEEFLERYIEFENNVRRYTEEEYKRLF from the coding sequence ATGGGTGATATTGTTAGAAAAACAGGCGGACTCATCGTTGCTGCGGGACAGTTTCCAAAAAAAAGCAAACTGGATCCGCTTTATAAGATTGGATCAATCACGGTTATCAGAAGGGAAGTTCTGACTTTTCAGATTGCAGGGCTTTTTCCGATTGTGGTTGTCGTGGGGTATCATGCGGAGGATATCGAACATCAACTATCCGACTATGGAGTGATATTTATCCGCAATGAAGATTACGAAAATACAAAGAAGTTTGACTCTGTGAAAATGGGATTGAAGTATATGAAAGACCGGTGTGACAAGATTGTTTATACTCCGGTAAATGTTCCGATGGTGACACCGGATACAATACAAAAGATGGTTCAGCTTGATAAATCGTTGATTGTGCCCTCGTATCATGGACATACCGGGCGCCCGGTTCTGCTTGATCGTCGGATTCTTCCTGATATCATAAATTACGAGGGTCCGGGCGGATTAAAAGGGGCAATCGACAATTTCTCAGATGTAAGGACATTTATGGAGGTCGAAGACGAAGGGGTTATTCATACGACCGATGACATAAAGAGACTCGAGCAGCTGGTTCCGGAATATAACAAACAGATTGCACATCCATTTCTGCGCATCAATCTTGAGCGGGAGTCGATGTTTTTTGACGCGCGCAGCAGACTTCTGCTGGTGCAGATTCAGGAGACGCACTCTGTCCGGGAAGCATGCAGCCGTATGGCTGTGTCTTACAGCAAAGCATGGACGATGTTGAATAAACTGGAGGATGAGCTCGGATATGCTGTTGTGGAGAGAATCCACGGAGGCCATAGAGGAGGAAATACATATTTGACCAAAAAAGGTGAAGAATTTTTGGAAAGATATATTGAATTCGAAAATAATGTACGAAGATATACGGAAGAAGAGTATAAACGATTGTTTTAA